Below is a genomic region from Primulina eburnea isolate SZY01 chromosome 9, ASM2296580v1, whole genome shotgun sequence.
TTCGAAATATATGAAATCAAGAGTTTGAACCTAGAGAATTGAGAAACAAATTTTACAGGACAATTAATGTGAACTGGTGGAAAATCCTAGAGTACAGAATAGTTCAGAGCTCAATCAGTTGAATGAAATTTTGGCTATGCCTTGGATGGGTCTATCGCACTACTCGTGAAATCCCACAATTTTTTGGCCAGTTCATGATCCTTTGCTTGCAAGCTTGTCTCGGCTAACGCACAATCCGAGTAATACTTCCCACTCACACCCTTAACATCTGGATGCAATGCCACATAGCAGGTTGTTGCTGCTCCCTGCATTACACGCCACATGAAAACATCAAATACAcaacaaataaaatttcataatcGGATGGTATTTAGCTAGACATAGCACTGTCTTTTGTATTTATTAACTGAATCGATCCTCAAATTAAGCATGAGAACTGTTACCTGCTGAACATTTTTCATCACATGCTTAACAAGAACAGCGACAAGGCCTGGATTACTCCAAAGGTAGAGAAATTGTTTAGATATAAGATAAGTAAGGCGTGTATCACAACTACCCATGTATAAGTGATCTAAACCTTGCAGGGTTCCCAAATTATAGGTAGTATTGTTGTACAAAGTACACGAGAATGAAGGTAAGCAGTAAGAACACATGGTCCATGGACACAGGAAATTGTGGCGTGGTTACCATAGCCATCACATAAATTTGAACCTATATCCTTAATACAGTTTTCAATTTCAAACGTGTGAATGACAGGGAGTAAgaaaccatcaaacaagaagAGATCTGTTACCATTAACAAATCCAAAATGACGAAACAAGTTGGTGGCAATTGCTCCTGGATGAAGTGAGTTGGCTGTTATCTCGACGTTCTCTTCCTTCAATGAAATCACTCAGTTTCTTACAAAATATTATAGCTAACATAATGACCAACATTACAATCACACTCAATACAAAAGCGTAAATTGTTTTAATACAAGCATGCAACCCTCTCCAACATGTTAGCTTTTACATAAAGTGGTTGGTAATATCTGTCTTCTCAGACTCATATAGGCAAATGGGCTGTAAATACCCTGAAAGGTTCATTTTCCTAGCCAGATTTCATAATCAAACCAGTTGAAAGTATAAGTTCAGCTTCAAGTCAATGTATTTAAACCTCAGAACATCGATCGAAAATTTTATCACAAACTGTAATCTAACAAGTTGATAGGAGAACCCAATTTCAGCTCTAGAGGCGGAAGAGCCTCCCAATTTATTGTCCGCTCTGTAATTTCTTGTGGACAATCTGCTCCATTTATAAGTAGTTAGTACATGCACCTTAATTTAGCCTATAATGTGAACATAGTTCACGTTGTTGACAGTAGCCCAATGATAATCTTTTCTTAGGCCCCAATTTCGTTGCATTGATTCTCAATAGAAGTACCAATATTGAGTCATAAGCCAAGCGGACAACCCAAGTCCAGAAGAATGGCCTTCTAGGTGGGGAATCTTCTCAAACTTATTAACCACTTCACAATTTATTGTGGAGTCAATGTTGCATCATAACAGCGTGGGTAAGATTTCTCTCTGACTGCATGAGAAAGTCATTAACATAGAAAGTAGCAAACTGACATTTCTTAATATGTATTTTACCTTCAAACGCCTTGCTAGTTCATTAGCATGTAGCACATTAGCAAGTTTAGATTGTCCGTATGCAGATAAGCGGTTATACCTGCACGTGCAAAAAAATTAGTATGTAGCAGAAAAGAAATAACTTAATCAATAAAACTTGCAACATAAACTGGGAAACAATGTAGCTTTTGTGTGAATCTCTTCCCATTAATGGTTGATGATAACATTATTTTAACTTCCCTACTCGATAAGGTTAGTGGACGGTCTCTGGTAAAATGGCTTCACCTTGATTGATCAGTAATTTTATCAAAGCAGATCCCTTCAGGATATGAAAACTTGTGTCGCCGGGATGAGACATTGACAATCCTTCCTTCTCGACTACTTTCGCTAGCTGTTCTCTTCATGGTTTCCAACATCAAATCTGTCAGTAGGAAATGTCCTGTGGGAAGAGAATGCATGAGTAACAGGATGAAGTAAGACTAGAAAATTCTTAACTAGGAAAACTGAAATCATCCACCTGCCTACTATCCAAATTAAAATGGTTGTTCCACTTTCCCCATGCAAGAGTAAAAACAACTTAAGTCATAAATATCTTTCCAGTACATTTTACATTTTATGTTGAAGATGAATGCAGATCTCACCCACGTGATTTGTTGCAAACTGCAGCTCTATGTTGTCTTTCGAAAGCGTGAAAGGTGTTGCCATAACTCCAGCATTATTACTAGAGGAGAGCCAAATATCTAATCAGAGAAAGTAATACTTGCCATAGTTTGGGCACGGAAACTgcctaaatatttttcaaaaaagcgACAAATTAAAAGTTGAGTAACGCATATCAATACTTATTAGCAGCACCAAGCATATACTTCTGCATTTATTGAGAGAAGTGGTACCGAGGATTTAGTATGATAACTAAAGAAGATGCGAGAAGAAATAACAAGAAATATAAGTGGCAACAAGGACTCTTGTTTATTTTCAGATTAAAACCTCATTAAATGCAATCATTAAAACATGGTCCAACTAAATCTAGATCAACAAAGTTAAATACCAACAAGTGAAATGTGTTGTCTtgtatattaataaaaaatactcTGATATTGCCGATGGTTTGTGGCCCATTTGGCACAGAGATTCTAAGTTTGGGACGAGGTCGGGTTCGAGACCCAATTGTAAAAATCTCCACCCCGACTCAGGAAAACAAGATAGTCCAATGTAAAAAAGTTTTGTATCAGTTGTGATTCACATCTCTTACATGAGTATATTTAGCGGTAGGTTCAAGGAATTGAACTTTGACGCAAACTTTCTGATCGATGCAATTGAACTGAGATCTAACTCCATAGCATCAACTCTTGCATCGGGAACTTGTTTAACAATTTCTTGTTTGACCTCATTTCCAGTACAGAGATTTCTGACAGCCATTATGACATGGACACCACGCAGTGCAAGAACCCTTGATGTTTCTGCTCCAATACCACTTGAAGCTCCTATAATTATAATGATATTAGTTTCTTATAGCATGAAATACAGGAAAAAGTGGTCAACTATTGAATGTACTCGTATAATTTCTTTTCCTGAATAAGTTGTACGAACACATGGATGCCTTCATATCCTCCGTGACACAAAAGAGATCGACTAAAATGTTTTGTAATTTACCAAATGTCAGTCATGTGCCTAATTCATGAATCTTGAGTCCGATCCACATTCTATATTTACAAAAAGGGTTACATATCCAACCTGAAATAGGACTGGAATAATCTTTCGGAACTGCTACTTACATTATCTGAATGATAACACAAGAAAGTTCATTCATTGCTTCTACATTCTTTTCAACAAACTATATGTTCTCCGTAAACGCTTTTGCCGTGAGTTACACATTACAATTCTTGAAGTGAATTTACAGCATTGTAAAGTTAATTCACGATACTACTTGCTCTCTCCACCTAGTAATGTAACAATTGTAGTAAAGACAAGTAAACTATCGCATTCCCAAGAAAACCTCGAAATTCCCAGAGAAAAACACACTGGAGACCAATCGTAAAACAGCAAAGAACTCAACTTTCTCAACAGTGAACTAATGATTGACAAAAAATATCCCAGAATGGCAAACTAAAACTTTGATCATCAACGCAAAATAGCATAACCATGAGAAATAGAAATCAACCCCCCACCCCCCCAATCCAAAGTACGCACAACACTGAAAAGGAAGCAGAAAAGAACCTGTAACAACGGCGGTGAGACCCGACCCATCTATCCCTTCAGTAACTTGCTCCGCCGTGGAGGTAGCCGAGAATCCAGACGCCCCTTTTCTGCTAAACAACCACATCTTTCTCCGTTGATCATCAAATTACTGCATAAAGAACCTTCAACTCAAGGTGAAGTTACTGCTACACTTGGTTGTAGGTGTGTAAAATGGCCGGATTCACTTTTATCTAGTTCAAATTTTCTGCGACCGATGCTGATCCATTCCATAGATTCCCAATTTggtattaatttttaaatatttattatgtataataatattatatggtAACAAAAAAAGTATttgtataataaaataaaaaaataaagattaaATGAATCTATCTatagttttaaaaaataattaaagtttagtATTGTAATAATTAACAATTCCTCATGAATCTACAAAATTatgttgtaataaaaaaaactcaCTGTCTTGACATCAATATCTCATATTTGACAATAAATTTAAGGCGacgaaaacttgtgtgagagtatctcacgagtcgtattttgtgagacaaatatcttatttaggtcatccatgaaaaaatattactttttatgctaagagtgttactttttattgtaagtATTAGTAGAGTTGACcagtctcacatataaagattcgtgagaccgtctcacaagagaattACTCATTTAAGGTTCTCGATCGAAATGTAACAAACATCTCCTCTCATTCAGGTGGAAAAAACATTAACAAATAGtatatcatattttttaaataaaatattcatgcttttttattcattatttatttatatttttcgtACAAGTATTttgtttcaaaaacaaaaatgaaaCCTTGCTAATTATTGTTGATGCTTAATCCAGATTAGGCGTAAGCTCACTTGAGATTAGGTGTTGCTTGAACGAATTTTTTACACACTAACGAAGAATATTAATATTTCTTGAAAATGTGACAGTGGTTGTATGATATAAACATTCTGTTTCTGTAAATGTTATGCATATTTTTAATTCTTCGAAAACATACATGTTCATCaaaacaccaaaatatcatgTTTGAGATAAAATATCCAATTATATCAACTCGTCCACCGAACATAAATTACCACAAATCTTCGAGAGTTATGAATTCTTGTTGATACCTATGGATGAGCCCGTTAAGATCAGACTCAAATCATATTTTGGACTAATGACTCATCTCGAAACAAGGTAGAATGTCCATCACAAGCCCATGTATTCTGCTATAGGTAGCAGATCAAATCACAAGACTCCTTTACACACCCAAAGAATACAAGGGTTGATATACATTTGAAATAACATTCGTTGGTTTGAACAGCACATGATAGATAGTAAATAACACGAAATGGGTTTTCTTCTTCCATTTTTTGACACACAATATTTATACATTTTGGTACAAAATGAGTTAGGTGTGTTGCTGCCACTCCTGAATAGCATAATAAAGAGCATAGTTGGGAAGAAGGTCACAGTTCTCGAGCTTTAGATTTGTCATTGGTGAAGTCTTATGTCCACTACCAAACCACCCTTTAATCGCGTCGGCTTCGTATGTGAAACCATCTGCTGCTATACATGGATCGTTCATAACTTCCTGCGGATTCAAAGAaaatgaaacaaaaaaaaaagagtctCAGTCGAGGGAAGGCAACATCTCTACAAGGTTGCTGCCAAAGTTACATCTCTGCTCCCATGTATGAGTATATAATTAACGAGCGCCTGGCGCTATAGGAAGTTCTAATCACTATGCCACAGTAGTGGTCACATGGGACAGTATACAAGATTGGAACTCTCAATGATTCCTCTCTCAAAAATATTGtatcaaaaattatatttgatgATTAACTGAGTAAAATAAATCTTTAAAACTAGGTAGCAGATCATGTATTGTGTTTTTTCCCATAAGCCGTAAATGGGATAATGAAGGTGCTTCCCAACAATAGAATATACAGTTTCCCCAAACTCCCGAGTGTTTCAAAAATAGTTTGTTAAATGCATAAAAGTTCATGAAAAACGTGCAAATTTAAGGTGAGAAATGCACCTGAAGGATAGGACATACAAAATGAGAGGGTACTTTTTGCTGACTCCTGGATTTCGAGCTTGTAGAAGTAGACATTGACTGTGACTGGTGGCACAAGTCCTTCAACGGTTCAAGGACAAGCCATATTTCAGATGAAAGATCGGGTCGATCCAAGTTATTTGCCTCACAGCACCTCAAAGCCAAATCAGCCAACTTCTTAGCTTGCTCGAGTGGCCATTCTCCAGCTGACAGGTCTAAAACAGCATTCAAGTTTCCTCTTTCCGAGGCACATTTCACATCCTGAACTACAGTACTAGCTGGTCTTGCAGTTAAGAGTCGTAAGAGAATGATCCCAAAGGAGAAGACATCAGCTTCAGAGGTACAAACTccattttcaagaatttcaggGTCCGTATAAGCTTTAATTTCGGGATCATTGTTACAGGTAAAAGGATTCTCGTTCTGAGACATCAAATTATAAATTCCGAGGTCACTTATTTTGCAAACAAAATTGGGATCGAGAAGAATTTTGGAGGGTTTCAAGTTTCCATGAACATTACAACTATGATTGGCACGCAAGAAGACAAGGACGCTGCATATCTCAATGGCAATTCTTATTCGGGTTTGCCATAAAAGAGCGTGAATTTTGGCTGGAGTGGAGAGGACATCTTCGAGGCTACCATTCTCAATGTACTCGTACACGAGTGACCTGGATTCAGGACAGGCACCAATAAGCGAAACTAGATTTGGGTGCCTCACCCTGCTTAAAACTTCCACCTGCGGTAAGAGAAGGGTTTAGTTCCACATATAAGAGACATCAAGTATATACTTCACTTCTGATTACGAAAAATAAGCTTTTATAATCCATACAAGAGTGCATTCGAGTCTTGGATTCACTTCCTTGGCTGCCTTTCCCACTTCGAAAAATGAAATCAAACATTACCTTCTGGtcttttcatcctcaaaaagTAATTTCCTCTTTCTAAAATACTctaaaactatattatattcaAATCCAGTACAGTATTTGAAGTTTTGAAATACCCCACACaccattaaaaatatataatcaaaCATATTCTCACATGATATGACATGTACAGGAAAGAATACAAAACAAAATACACAATCATATTCTCCAAGATATTttccaaacaaaatattcttaGCCAAAAAAGAAATTCAAACATAACCCAAGTATTTCTGTATTAAAAATCAAGCTAAACAAAAGTATTTGAACTAAAACATACACTTCAGTAAATCATTTTTACTACATGTGGCCGACAATGGTGTCAAGATTTATGTAAGAGCTACCTCGTACTTGAATTCTGAATcactttgagaaccagaagaaGGCAACATCTTTATAGCTACTTTAGAATGGAAAAGCACTCCCTTGAAAACGCTCCCACTTCGTCTCTCCCCAATTCTATGACAGGGATTAAAATCTTGGGTGGCTTCTATGATATCCGAGAAAGAGACTCCAAAAAACTGCATACTTGATATTCCCACAGGACCATCATTTGCCAAAGTCATAAGTTTATTAACTTTTCTGATAGCAGAATCAAACTCTATCCGCAGTTTATCCCGAGTCCCCTTAAATGTTATCATGAGATTCACTGCTTGAATAATCTTGTCCTCTAACTCTTTCTCTGAGCAACGGGCTTTGCTTAGTTCATTTTCTAATTCAGGTATATGATCCCTAATCAGCCGAAGTTCTTTCAGAGATTGAGCTTGGCGATTTTTCATTATTTGGATTTCTTGACTCTGAGTAGTTGATACCTCCTCAATCTCTTGTCTTCGGTTCATCTCTTCCTTGTATCGACTTTCTGCTGCTACTGCCTGAAAAAGGGTGCGATGAGTTGCATCATTTGATTCAAGAAATTACAAAGGAGCAACTTTCTCACTTGTTTCCGGTTCGAAACAAGTCGAGAATGTATATATGCATTTATATGGATATGTGAGAGCTGAAGATGGCATATATTCGTTCGAGCCAACTAAAATTTATGAGGACCAACGAATGAGCTTTTCAGATGCTCCACTACTCTTTATTAACAGAAAGATACACTTGGTGATTCTTATTGTTTAGTGGACAACATGTTATGAATAGGCTACAGTAAtagtgatataaaatataactgACAACATAGGAGAAAGGATCGAAGAGGACAATCTAATAATGTATTTTTACCTTATGCAGAGCATCAAAGGCATCTTCTTCAGCCCTCCACCGATTCAATGATTCTTCGAATAATTTCTGGTTCCAGATCTTGACATCTTTCAGAGTATGCTCCAGTCTATCTTGAATGTCGCTAGTTTCATTTTGATGGCAGATGAGATCCTGGAATGAATGATTTTCTATTAAATCGACGTACTGaacaaatttttgaaaaattatcattttatgcCTTTTGCAGGCGCAAGTTTATACATTCAGGACTCAGAAGTTCAGCAAAGGTGTACTAAATGATTCTCCATGAGAGGAAATGAAACGTACCAAAGAGTTGCTAGATGATGAACATGGTAAGTTCTCTTGAAGCTTCACTTTTTCAAATAAAGGTGAGCTACTTCCACTTTCTGCTGTAGTAGTTGAATCCAAAGGGCTAACCAACTCTTCTATCAACCTTGTTGAGTGCTCGAAACACACATTGTCAGCATTGACATTCATGTTTTCCACATGATCATGTGTTAATGTTGATCCACCACCGTTTAAGGGAAAAGACAAGGTTCTAACAGGAGTCAACCAAGAGCCACTGCCCACAGGCCTAATCAAGAAAAGGAAACACCATTTTGTCAGTAAACTACAATATCATCAACTCCCAAAAGCAGCAACAGCTTCTTCTGTGCTAAAATGCATCCAGACTATTGAACTTTCACAAAGTCATCACATCATGTCTGGGCCCAAGGGCCTACAGGCCCATGCAAGTATGAATTCACAAATGGACTGTACATCAACTAAGTTGTACCCCTCCTTACTTTGCGGCAATGATTGCATAAGTTGCTAGAAGAACTCATTGCATTCTCTCATACACATCGACACCCTCCCCGCAATCTGATGTCCAACAGGATATTACAATAATATCACGCCTAGCCCATGGTCATGCAAGCAAGACTTCACACAGTAAATTCCACTAGCATCTAATCCATATCCGTCCTCCTTACGGAAATAAGTTGATAAAGGAGTCATATGTATAGTCGTATAACCCATCTAATCACGTCCGGCGATGGACATGGAAGAGGAATATTGCATATTAACAAACCTTGAATAAATGAGGTCTCCTTTGCAAATGAACCAAATATGACATGATAATGGTGCCTGCTGGCACACAATCATAGCTTTATTGGACTTGATCTCTGAAAATTTCCTGCAATCTAGATAATTCTGTATCAGTAACCAAAGGAACTCCTCGCACGGAACAGGCTTTAAGACTTTAATACTAAGAGttctattaatttttattggccatataATGAAACTAAATCTCCTAATTACAGGAACAAAAAAGGTTTGCTGTATCGCAATTTTTTAACTCTGTCATTTCTACAAAAACCGGTCAGCTAAAACAATGTATCCGCAAATAAACGATGGTTCGGCAGCATAAAGTTTGGAAACAACTCATACTTTGTTAAGAATGTATCAGCTGCAGCTCCCATGACGAGATGACTTATTCTGTGCTGAGCGATAAGTTTTAGGATCCCTTTCtcagtattgttcatttctatcaaAACTTTATCAGCCTGTATCTGCAGAAATACATGGTAGTTGACTTTCTTTGGAGATACATGAACGATAATAATTCATGTTTGATGTCTTAATAATAAGCAAAGACGTAAATTTCAACGATTTAAAGCGTATCAGTAAACAATTGCCGTTAATTATTTATCCATCTATAAGCATAATTAATAAGAAATGATAAAATCTGATTTCAGCAGTTAATATGCAAAGCAACAGGAAGAGTAAATAGTATAGCTACCCCCATCTGGAATAGGAATAGAAGGTACTGATTCAGAAGTTTTTGATCCTTTAGCCGGTCAGTTTCCTCATATGCATTAATAGCCAAATTTTTAAGTTTGCTCTCCGGCAGCTTTCCATTCACTGGAAACGTAGAGCATTCAAAAGCTTAAGTCAATTTCGATGAATAATTCAACTTTTCATGTTAGAAAATGCATTGACAAATGCCCCACACTAAATCAAAAATAACATTTGGACGAAACAGACATGTAACAgccataaataaatatttagtaaCACCAAAACAATTTGCACAAAAACCAGTTCATTACCATCATCCTTTATATCACTTATACGCAAATAAACAGGTGCGAACTGCGGACATTTTACAGAACATCGACCGAGAGATGAACAAACAAAGAACAAATAACGACAAAACAAATTCAAAATACATTATGTTATGAACCAA
It encodes:
- the LOC140841045 gene encoding short-chain dehydrogenase TIC 32, chloroplastic-like produces the protein MWLFSRKGASGFSATSTAEQVTEGIDGSGLTAVVTGASSGIGAETSRVLALRGVHVIMAVRNLCTGNEVKQEIVKQVPDARVDAMELDLSSIASIRKFASKFNSLNLPLNILINNAGVMATPFTLSKDNIELQFATNHVGHFLLTDLMLETMKRTASESSREGRIVNVSSRRHKFSYPEGICFDKITDQSRYNRLSAYGQSKLANVLHANELARRLKEENVEITANSLHPGAIATNLFRHFGFVNGLVAVLVKHVMKNVQQGAATTCYVALHPDVKGVSGKYYSDCALAETSLQAKDHELAKKLWDFTSSAIDPSKA
- the LOC140841046 gene encoding U-box domain-containing protein 32-like isoform X2, giving the protein MIVCQQAPLSCHIWFICKGDLIYSRPVGSGSWLTPVRTLSFPLNGGGSTLTHDHVENMNVNADNVCFEHSTRLIEELVSPLDSTTTAESGSSSPLFEKVKLQENLPCSSSSNSLDLICHQNETSDIQDRLEHTLKDVKIWNQKLFEESLNRWRAEEDAFDALHKAVAAESRYKEEMNRRQEIEEVSTTQSQEIQIMKNRQAQSLKELRLIRDHIPELENELSKARCSEKELEDKIIQAVNLMITFKGTRDKLRIEFDSAIRKVNKLMTLANDGPVGISSMQFFGVSFSDIIEATQDFNPCHRIGERRSGSVFKGVLFHSKVAIKMLPSSGSQSDSEFKYEVEVLSRVRHPNLVSLIGACPESRSLVYEYIENGSLEDVLSTPAKIHALLWQTRIRIAIEICSVLVFLRANHSCNVHGNLKPSKILLDPNFVCKISDLGIYNLMSQNENPFTCNNDPEIKAYTDPEILENGVCTSEADVFSFGIILLRLLTARPASTVVQDVKCASERGNLNAVLDLSAGEWPLEQAKKLADLALRCCEANNLDRPDLSSEIWLVLEPLKDLCHQSQSMSTSTSSKSRSQQKVPSHFVCPILQEVMNDPCIAADGFTYEADAIKGWFGSGHKTSPMTNLKLENCDLLPNYALYYAIQEWQQHT
- the LOC140841046 gene encoding U-box domain-containing protein 32-like isoform X1, whose protein sequence is MMVGREGESFDCNPTVYVAVGRNVKQGKSLLEWAVTSFEGRKICLLHVHHPTILVSLLNGKLPESKLKNLAINAYEETDRLKDQKLLNQYLLFLFQMGIQADKVLIEMNNTEKGILKLIAQHRISHLVMGAAADTFLTKKFSEIKSNKAMIVCQQAPLSCHIWFICKGDLIYSRPVGSGSWLTPVRTLSFPLNGGGSTLTHDHVENMNVNADNVCFEHSTRLIEELVSPLDSTTTAESGSSSPLFEKVKLQENLPCSSSSNSLDLICHQNETSDIQDRLEHTLKDVKIWNQKLFEESLNRWRAEEDAFDALHKAVAAESRYKEEMNRRQEIEEVSTTQSQEIQIMKNRQAQSLKELRLIRDHIPELENELSKARCSEKELEDKIIQAVNLMITFKGTRDKLRIEFDSAIRKVNKLMTLANDGPVGISSMQFFGVSFSDIIEATQDFNPCHRIGERRSGSVFKGVLFHSKVAIKMLPSSGSQSDSEFKYEVEVLSRVRHPNLVSLIGACPESRSLVYEYIENGSLEDVLSTPAKIHALLWQTRIRIAIEICSVLVFLRANHSCNVHGNLKPSKILLDPNFVCKISDLGIYNLMSQNENPFTCNNDPEIKAYTDPEILENGVCTSEADVFSFGIILLRLLTARPASTVVQDVKCASERGNLNAVLDLSAGEWPLEQAKKLADLALRCCEANNLDRPDLSSEIWLVLEPLKDLCHQSQSMSTSTSSKSRSQQKVPSHFVCPILQEVMNDPCIAADGFTYEADAIKGWFGSGHKTSPMTNLKLENCDLLPNYALYYAIQEWQQHT